One genomic segment of Osmia bicornis bicornis chromosome 16, iOsmBic2.1, whole genome shotgun sequence includes these proteins:
- the LOC114882220 gene encoding uncharacterized protein LOC114882220, whose protein sequence is MNGDTFFEWFCRIEPLLKENAVVVMDNAPYHSRKLEMRPSSTWRKQQLKEWLISKGHHVPDTCARSTLLQMARSVQTEQKYVVDEYAREHNKTILRLPPYHCELNPIELAWASVKNYVKSRNTEYNMPQVKQLLTEGIEGVTSEMWKNFIRHTIGIEQKLMDMDHFSQGTLEMPTIGSDVDMSDTDVSD, encoded by the coding sequence ATGAACGGAGATACGTTCTTCGAGTGGTTTTGCCGGATCGAGCccttattaaaagaaaatgctGTAGTGGTTATGGACAATGCGCCATACCACAGCCGAAAATTAGAGATGAGACCGTCATCGACGTGGAGAAAACAGCAATTAAAGGAGTGGCTTATATCAAAAGGCCATCATGTGCCTGATACTTGTGCCAGGAGCACATTACTCCAAATGGCACGCTCAGTGCAAACAGAACAAAAATACGTGGTCGATGAATATGCCAGAGAGcataataaaacaattttacgCCTGCCGCCGTACCACTGCGAACTCAACCCCATTGAGCTTGCGTGGGCATCAGTGAAGAATTACGTGAAATCCAGGAACACAGAATATAATATGCCACAGGTCAAACAACTGTTAACGGAAGGGATTGAAGGAGTAACATCGGAGATgtggaaaaatttcattcgccACACCATCGGCATTGAGCAGAAGCTCATGGATATGGATCATTTCTCCCAAGGTACTCTGGAAATGCCTACCATTGGCAGTGATGTGGACATGTCTGATACTGATGTTAGCGACTAA